Within the Deinococcus peraridilitoris DSM 19664 genome, the region ACTCACCGCTGCGCGCCCTGAACCAGGTCACCTGGAAGAACCCGGGCCGGGCGCGCGTGCTGAAGTCCGCTGAGGCAGTCCAGCAGGACGCCCAGCGTGGAGAAGTCACCCTCAAACGCACGGGCATCGTGGTGAACACGCCGTTTGTCACCTGGCCACAGGGCGGGCACCGCTAAGTAGCTCCCGCTTGCATTTCCGATCTTCCGCTTCACTTCAGCTCTCCAATTCCAGCGGGAGCTACGCTGTCCCTGCTCCCTCCGGTCGGGTTAAGTTTTAGGAAGAACACCTAAAACTTAACCGGGAGGTACTTAAGGTGAACCATGACCGAGTCCACGCGAAGCGCCCGGGAAGTGCTCGACGACCACCTGCGTGAATCCAGGGAAGGGACCGTCGAGAACGACCTGAAGAGAAACTACTCCCAGAACCTGGTCGTCCTGATCGCGGATGGCGTGTACCACGGGCATGACGGCTTGAGGCAACTCGCCGAGCGGCTGTTCAAAGAGCTGCCGAACCCACGCTTCGAGTACACGACGGTGCTGGTGGAAGGTGAGATGGGCCTGCTGGAGTGGAAGGCGGACAGCGAGCACGCGTTCGTGGATGACGGCGCCGACTCATATCTGATCCGTGACGGGAAAATCCACGCGCAGACCATTCACTACACCGTCAAAGTCAAGTCCAAATGATGAAGGCAGAAAGGCAACGGCCGAACGTCTATGAGTGAACCCACTTCCCGCCCCTCCCCTGTGCTCAAGTCCTCTCACCTCGCCTGGGGCTTCATCGCGTTACTCGCGGTGCTGCTGGTGTTCAACTGGGGAAGCGTGTATCCCGTCGTGCGCGAGGTGGTGCTAGGATCGCAACACTGGTACGGCCAGCTGTTCGCGAACCTCGTGGAGCCCGTACAGCAGCAGGCGTACTCGGCGTTCCCGTTCGTAGCACCGTTCCTGCTGGGCTTGCTGGCCGCCACCGCGCCCTGCCAGCTCTCGTCGGGCGCGGCTTCGCTGGCGTTCGTCGTCCACGACCCGCAGCCCGGCAGCGTGACGCGGCGCGCGGGAGCGTTCCTGCTGGGCCGCGTCACGCTGTTCGTGCTGCTTGGCCTGATCGTCGCGCTTGTGTGTCCGGGCCAGTTCAAGCGCCAGGAGAATTCCTGCTCGGTTTACGGCGGGTGCTGGGACCGATGATGCTGCTGGTCGGCCTGGTGATCCTCGGGGTGATTCGCCTGCACTTCGCGCTGGGCGTGAAGCTCAGCAGCAAAATGCAGGCGCTCGGGGAGGCGCGCGGCGGGTTCCTGGGCGCGTACGCGCTGAGCGTAGCGCTCAGCCTGGCGTTCTGCCCGACCTTGTTTTTCCTGTTTTTCGGGCTGACGTTGCCGCTGGCAGCCACATCGCCGTTCGGTTCGCTGTACCCGGCGGTGTTCGCGCTCGGTATGAGCGTGCCACTGCTGGGACTGGCGTCCCTGTGGTCTCTTTCCCGGGAGGACGGCGAGGCCAGCCGGTGTAAACGGTACCTGCGCGGCTGGCGCTCATGGAACCGCGCGGGAACGTACCTGGCGGGCATCGTGATGCTCAGCGCCGGACTCCAGGAGACGTTCGTGTACTGGTTGCTGTAACGTCTGAAATCCTTTAAGGTCCCTGCCAACAGGCGGAACACACCGGGAGTCCCTCACGTTGACCTGCCCCTGAAACAACCCTGGTCCTTATGAAGTGCTCCCACAAGGAGGTATGACATGAATCCCACGACGACCCCGCTGACCGACGAAACCTTCAGCGAAGCCACAGCCAGCGGCCTCACCCTGGTGGACTTCTGGGCGCCCTGGTGCGGTCCGTGCCGCGTGGTGGGCCCGGTGGTGGAGGAACTCGGCACTGCGTACGCTGGCCGGGTGAAGGTCGCGAAAGTCAACGTCGACGAGAATCCCGAACTCGCCGCGCAGTTCCGCATTCAGAGCATTCCCACCCTGCTGCTCCTCAAGAACGGCCAATCGGTTGACAGCATGGTTGGCGCGCACCCGAAAGCCGCGATTGCCCGGATGCTCGAACAGCACCTGAACCCATCAGCGAGCGGCTGAGCCGGACGTCATGCGCAACCTGCCGGAGCGAAAACCGGCACGCGTTACCACGGTTGAAGTTTAAGGAGGAAACATGAACGTTACCGCAGGCATTGCCCGTGGCGCGCTCGCGGGAGCCGCAGGAACGGTCGTCATGACCATGCTGATGCGCGTGGTCGGTCCCAAGGTGGCACCAAAAGAGATGCGGCCTGACGAATTCGTGCCGAAGAAGGTCGTCGAGTGGATGGAAAGGCAGGCAGGACGACCCGACGCGCTCAACGAGAATCAGGAACTGAAAGCATCCTACGGGGTGCATTTTGGGTACGGGTCGAGCATAGGCGCCCTGTACGGCTCGCTGCGCAACCGGCTTCCTGGGCTTCCCGCACCGCTCGCAGGTGCGTTGTTCGGCCTCGCGGTGTGGGGCGTGAATTTCGAAGGTGTGATGCCCGCGACCGGCATGGACAAAGCCGCTACGCAGAAACCACCGAGAAAGTGGCCGATGCCGATCATCGCGCACTTGGTGTACGGCGTAGTCAGCGCGCTGGCGTACGAGCGGCCTGACCGGGCGTCACACATGGTCGCCGGGAAGGTCAAGCGTGGATGACGTCGCCGAGATCCTGAAGTACCGCCAGCAGAAGGACGATCTCTTCCGCACCCGCAGCTCCCCGATCCCGCAGGACGCGCGTGCGTCCTTTGAGGGCCTGTCATACTACCCGCCTGACCCCGCGTACCGCGTGGTGGCTCCACTGAAGCGCGCGGCTGGAGAGAGCGCCGTGATCACCACCAGCACCGGAGAAACACAGGAATTCAGGCTGTACGGCACGGCGCGAGTGACGCTGCCCGCCGGGGAAGCCGAGTTGAACTTGTACGCGCACCCCGACGACAAGACGCCCGTACGCCTGTTCGTGCCCTTTCGCGACGCGACCAGCGGTCCGGAAACGTATGGCGCCGGGCGGTACCTGGAAGCGGCCGTCCAGGGGAACGGGGTGATCCTCGATTTCAACCTCGCCTACGACCCCTACTGCGCGTACGCGGACACCTGGAGCTGCCCGCTGCCACCAAGCGAGAACTGGTTGCCGTTCCCGGTCAGGGCGGGCGAGAAGAACCCCAAATAAGGCAGGCGAACTGAAACTCAGCGCCACACGCCGTCACGAGCGAGGAGGAATCATGGAAAGCAATGTCACAACGGTGAACGGCATTCGCAGGCGCTGGGAGGAACAAGGGCAAGGTCAGCCCGTGGTCTTCCTGCACGGCATCCCCACCGACCCGAGCTTGTGGCGCCACGTGATGCCGCGCGTTCACGGCGCGCGGACCCTGGCGTGGGAAATGGTCGGGTACGGGGAAAGCATCCCGGAAGGACAGGGGCGTGACATCTCCGTGGCGCGGCAAGCCGAGTACCTCGCGTCGTGGATGCGTGAACTCGGCCTGGGGCGCGCCGTGGTGGTCGGGCACGATTTGGGCGGCGGGGTCGCGCAGATCCTGGCGGTGCGTCACCCGGACCTGGTCGCCGGCCTGGTGCTGATGAACGCCATTTCGTACGACTCCTGGCCGATCCCGATGGTGAAGGCCATGCGGGCGGCGAGTGGCGTCGTCGAGCGCCTGCCGGACGCGGTATTCAAGCTGGTCATGCAGTCGTTCCTGATGATGGGTCATGACCAGGGGAGCAAGGCGCGCGAGGCGTTCAAGCACCACTGGCCGCATTACCAGCGGCACGGGGGAGCAGCGGCGTTCATCCGCCAGGTGCGGTCGCTGAACGTGCGGGACACGCTGGAGATCAGCGACCAGATTCCCCGTCTCGGCGTACCCGCGCGCCTGGTGTGGGGCGCCGCGGATCAGTTTCAGGAGATCGGGTACGGGTACCGCCTCGCCTACGAGTTGCGCGCACCGCTCGACCGCATCGAAGGAGGCAAGCACTTCGTTCCTGAGGACCACCCGGACCGCGTAGCGGACGCCGTTCAGGGACTGCTCGGGGACTTGAACTGGGCTGGCTGAGCGCGGTGTGAGGCGTCCTTGAACGCGCCGCGGACGGGATGCCCGGCGTGGCTCAGGCGTCCTTCAGGCTTTCTTCGGCTTCACGCGCGGCCCCTTGACCTTCCGTCCGAGTGGAGAGTGTAACGTCAACATGCAGGTGGCGGAAATCCCGCCGCGCGAAGGAGGACCCACATGCCGACGCAACTCGACTTCAAAGTCACTGGTGAGGAGACCATCCACTGCGCGAGCTGCGAACAACGCATCGACACTGCCCTGCACCGCCTGCCCGGCGTGCAGAACGTGCAGGCCAGCTCCCGAACCCAGGGCATCAAGGTCACCATCGACCCGGACCAGGTGAAGCCCGAGGACGTCCGCGCCCGCCTCGAAAAAATGGGTTACGAAGTCCAGCAAGCCTGACCGGACACCCGTGAACCATCCCGTGAACTGGAGGCAGCCACCATCCAGGTGGTCGCTCACCGCACCACAAAGGAGGCCCTGGTGGCCCGAATCGACCAGGTCACCCCTGAACAAGCCACCGGCCGCGCCAAGCAACTCCTCGACGCCGTTCAGAACCAGAGGGGCATGACGCCGAACATCCTTCAGGTGATGGCGCTCTCCCCCAACGTCCTGGACGCCTACCTGAAGTTCACCGGCGCGCTCGGCCAGACGCTCAGTCCACGCCTGCGTGAGCAGATCGCGGTGCTCGTCGCGCAACTCAACAACTGCGGGTACTGCCTCGCCGCGCACACCGCCGCCGCGAAACGCGCTGGGATTGACGAGAGTGAACTGCAGGCGAACTACCAGGCGGACTCCGGCGACGCGAAAACCAAGGCAGCCCTTCAATTCGCGCGCATCGTGACGCTGGAACGCGGGCAGATCCGCGAGGATGACCTGCGCGCCGTGCTGCTCGCCGGTTACAGCGAACAAGAAGTGCTGGAGATCATCGCGCATGTCGCTTTGAGCGTGTTCACGAACTACATCAGCAACACCACGAAACCCGACGTTGAATTCCCACCAGTGCGGCCGCTCGCCGCAGCCAGCTGACGTCATGAACGGCACCGCAATTACCCGCCGCACCGCACGCCGTGTGTTCGCGGTGTCATTCGTGCTCAATCTCGTGTGGGAGAACGTCCAAGCGCCCCTGTACCACCCGTACCGGTCCTTCTGGTCGCACCTGCCGGCCTGCCTGCTCGGCACGCTGGGCGACGCATCCTTCACGACGCTGCTGTACCTGGGGCTGGTGCGGGCGCGGCGTGACCCGCAGTGGTTCACGCGTCCCTCGCGGTCCACGTGGACAGTCGCGGCGATCGTCGGGCTCCTTGTCGCGGTCGTGACAGAGGTCATCGCCGTTCGGCGTGAATTCTGGGCGTACGGGCCACGCATGCCACGCCTCCCGCTGCTGAACGCGGGCGTCACGCCGCTCGTGCAACTTGCCCTCTTGTCCATCATGACGTTCAAGCTGTTGCATTTGACGGGACTCGTGGACGACCTGGGCGCGTGCCACGGAAGCCAGGCTGCTGAGCAAAAGAGGCCCAAGGCACGTGGAACAGCAGCTGCCCGGAAACGATAAGAAGAAGACACGGACCATCTGTTCGGAAGCGAGGTACTTTTCGAACAGACGGTCCATGTTGAAGGTGAACGTCTGGGCGGGCAGGTCACCCACGTCTTGCAGCGGGCCGAGACCATCGAGTACCAGCCACGCGAGGTCCAGGGCGGGTTGGTAGCGGGAATGCAGGCGGTTTAGCTTGAAGTCGGGGGTTCGTGCAAGACGCTGGTTGAGTGGGGTGACGCCCGCGTCGAGCAGCAAAGAGCGCAGCAGGGCCAGCCAGGCGAAACACGCCCACGAATTGCGCGGTCGTGAGACGCGGTCCAAGTGGCGCGTCCTCAACGGTGAGGGCGCCGGGAACGCGCTGGTTCAGTTGGGATTGGAATTGTACGGTCGCTATGTCGGCGAGTGCATCGCGGTTCGGCTGGGCCGAGGGGCAGAGGGGGTACCGGGTGGTGCGTGTGGAAGGGTGAGCTTCTGCGCGCATCATTCGCTCCTCAGCTCGGGTGGTGAGGACTGGAAGTGATCGAAGTAAGTGAAGAAATTCACTTTGCGGTTGATAGCACCTTCCTTAAACCACCCCAGGTAGAGAGCGGAGATCATGCGAAACCCGACAGGCCGCTCGGTGGTCCCTTCACCGGCCACACGACGCGGAAAAGCAATGTCACGCGCGTCAGTGAAGCGGAGAGCGTGAAACTCGAACTAGACCAGCTTGCCGGTCTGCTGGCGCGCAGCCGTAATCGCTTCGCGTTGATCGGTCCGTACCCGCAGATGCTGCAGAACGTTATTACTGCGGCGCAGAAACTCGCCAAGCTGGAGTGAAGTCGTCCTCGCGAGCACCGCCCGCAGGGTGGTATTGCTCACTTCTCGGTGCGCGAGCGATTGAGGCGAGCGGCGCCTGGGCAGATGTCTATTCGATTTCTTCGGTCCGCACTTCATTCGTCCTCAACGTCACTTGAGCTTCATGCAGGATGAGACGCTGTTTCTGCTGGTCTGGCTCGACGCTACTGAACAGCCACTCGCTTTTTCTATCTTCCCGGGATTGTCAGGTAGGCAGGGAAGTAACGGGCCTTGTTTCATTCGTTTCGAGCGGTGCTCCGTGAAGCAGCTGCTCCAGACCCGTCACGTCCACCAGGTATCGTCCCCGCGTGCCATGGAGCAAATTCTGCTCGCGCAACTGGCTGATCACCTCGGTGGTCGTGACGCGGGTCGTGTTCGCCAGACCGGCAATGTCCGCCTGACTCACGCCCAGGCGCAGCCGGTACAGGCCGCTGTGTCCGGGAGTGCCGAAACGCCGGGCGAGATCCACGAAGGTCCACGCCACGCGAGTGGTGGCGCAGTGTGCTGTTTCGCGCAGTCGCTGTTGCAGGTCCGCGTTGTGTTTAGCGAGCACCGCCGCGAATCTCAGTATCGCCTCGGGTACGCAGGCCACCATTTCCAGAAACTTTTCATGGGTGATGAGGCACATCAGCGTGTCACTGAGGCAAAGCGCGTCCGCTTCGCAGCACGTCGCGTCGATCAGGTAGTTCTCGCCGATGATGTCCCCCGGTCCGCAGAGCAGCAGCGTCTGGTCTTCGCCATTCCCGTCGCACACGCTCAGCTTCACCAGTCCCTGCAGGATGATGCGCACGTGTTGCGCCGGGTCGCCTCGCCGAAACACGTATTCGCCGCGTTTGAACGGCTGGGGTGGGCAGATGGTGTGGACCAGCTGACGGTTCTCGCCCGACAGGGGTTCACCCCAGTTGGGCTGGATGACCGTCCAGACATGAGGGGCCCGTGCAGCCTGCGCGCTCGTGGCGAGCAGTGTGAGCAGCTTCTCATTGACGTTCATGATGACTTTATTGTATGCGCGGCCGGGTCGGTGAGTCTGATCGGCTTCTCAGTCCGGAATGCCTCAGTACGCTCAGGAGCGCCGTTTGCTCAAGGCCGTTTCCCTCGTGATGGCGGTCCTTGACTGCCCTTGTGGCAGGGCAGCGAGACCTTTCACGTCGACCTGGTATTGGCCTCGCGTGCCCTGGATCAGTCCTAACTGGCGCAGATTGGAGATGACTTCTGTGACGCTGACGCGCGTGGCGTTCACGCGGGCAGCGAGCTCGTCATGGTAAAGGCTGCGCTCCAGCGTCACCCAGGCGCCGCCCGCGTCCCGTCCGAACCGCTGCGCTTCCTCGAGCAACGCGTGCACAACGCGAGCCTGCAGGGGGTAGGCAGTGACTCCCAGACGGTCGTGACAGGACGCGAGGTGACTGGCGAGCACTTCCGTGAAGCTGAGGACGACGCGTGGCGCGCGAAAGGCGAGTTGCAGGTAGTCGTCTCGGGTGATGGGACAGGTGACGGCGCGGTCACTGGTGACGATGGCCTCCGCGCGGTAGCGGGCGTTGGCGCTGAGGAAGGATTCACCGACGAAGTCGTTTTCGCCGAGGGTCGCGAGAACGTGCTGCTGCATGTCGGCGCCTATCATGCAGAGCTTCACGTGACCTTCCAGGATGATATGCAGGTGTGTGGCCTGCTCGCCTTGACGGTACAGGACGTCACCAGCCTGGTAGGTGTGGTAGGGGCAGATCTGCTGAAGGGTGTTGACGTCCTCGGGTCGCAGGCGCAGGAGCAGGTCGGTGTCCCGCACGAACCATGCGCTGTTCATTCTTTTGGTTGTAGCAGATGCGGGCATGCAGAACTGCGGAGTCGCAGTCTGCCCAGAGTTTTGGCTCACGGCGCTTTCATCTGCTTTACGTGCAGTCGTGGTCACTGCTGTCGTATTCGCATGTTGCCAGGCTGACGCTTTCTCATCGGTCTTTGAGGCTCTCTTATATCTCAGTGTGATGTCTCCCAGGCGACACAACAGCGCCATCTCTACGCACACGCTAAAGGTGGACAAACCCGCCAGCCGCTCCTCGCC harbors:
- a CDS encoding cation transporter, which produces MPTQLDFKVTGEETIHCASCEQRIDTALHRLPGVQNVQASSRTQGIKVTIDPDQVKPEDVRARLEKMGYEVQQA
- a CDS encoding DUF1684 domain-containing protein, coding for MDDVAEILKYRQQKDDLFRTRSSPIPQDARASFEGLSYYPPDPAYRVVAPLKRAAGESAVITTSTGETQEFRLYGTARVTLPAGEAELNLYAHPDDKTPVRLFVPFRDATSGPETYGAGRYLEAAVQGNGVILDFNLAYDPYCAYADTWSCPLPPSENWLPFPVRAGEKNPK
- a CDS encoding DUF6789 family protein, translating into MNVTAGIARGALAGAAGTVVMTMLMRVVGPKVAPKEMRPDEFVPKKVVEWMERQAGRPDALNENQELKASYGVHFGYGSSIGALYGSLRNRLPGLPAPLAGALFGLAVWGVNFEGVMPATGMDKAATQKPPRKWPMPIIAHLVYGVVSALAYERPDRASHMVAGKVKRG
- a CDS encoding Crp/Fnr family transcriptional regulator; this encodes MNVNEKLLTLLATSAQAARAPHVWTVIQPNWGEPLSGENRQLVHTICPPQPFKRGEYVFRRGDPAQHVRIILQGLVKLSVCDGNGEDQTLLLCGPGDIIGENYLIDATCCEADALCLSDTLMCLITHEKFLEMVACVPEAILRFAAVLAKHNADLQQRLRETAHCATTRVAWTFVDLARRFGTPGHSGLYRLRLGVSQADIAGLANTTRVTTTEVISQLREQNLLHGTRGRYLVDVTGLEQLLHGAPLETNETRPVTSLPT
- the trxA gene encoding thioredoxin, yielding MNPTTTPLTDETFSEATASGLTLVDFWAPWCGPCRVVGPVVEELGTAYAGRVKVAKVNVDENPELAAQFRIQSIPTLLLLKNGQSVDSMVGAHPKAAIARMLEQHLNPSASG
- a CDS encoding alpha/beta fold hydrolase; amino-acid sequence: MESNVTTVNGIRRRWEEQGQGQPVVFLHGIPTDPSLWRHVMPRVHGARTLAWEMVGYGESIPEGQGRDISVARQAEYLASWMRELGLGRAVVVGHDLGGGVAQILAVRHPDLVAGLVLMNAISYDSWPIPMVKAMRAASGVVERLPDAVFKLVMQSFLMMGHDQGSKAREAFKHHWPHYQRHGGAAAFIRQVRSLNVRDTLEISDQIPRLGVPARLVWGAADQFQEIGYGYRLAYELRAPLDRIEGGKHFVPEDHPDRVADAVQGLLGDLNWAG
- a CDS encoding nuclear transport factor 2 family protein, translating into MTESTRSAREVLDDHLRESREGTVENDLKRNYSQNLVVLIADGVYHGHDGLRQLAERLFKELPNPRFEYTTVLVEGEMGLLEWKADSEHAFVDDGADSYLIRDGKIHAQTIHYTVKVKSK
- a CDS encoding Crp/Fnr family transcriptional regulator, giving the protein MNSAWFVRDTDLLLRLRPEDVNTLQQICPYHTYQAGDVLYRQGEQATHLHIILEGHVKLCMIGADMQQHVLATLGENDFVGESFLSANARYRAEAIVTSDRAVTCPITRDDYLQLAFRAPRVVLSFTEVLASHLASCHDRLGVTAYPLQARVVHALLEEAQRFGRDAGGAWVTLERSLYHDELAARVNATRVSVTEVISNLRQLGLIQGTRGQYQVDVKGLAALPQGQSRTAITRETALSKRRS
- a CDS encoding carboxymuconolactone decarboxylase family protein, coding for MARIDQVTPEQATGRAKQLLDAVQNQRGMTPNILQVMALSPNVLDAYLKFTGALGQTLSPRLREQIAVLVAQLNNCGYCLAAHTAAAKRAGIDESELQANYQADSGDAKTKAALQFARIVTLERGQIREDDLRAVLLAGYSEQEVLEIIAHVALSVFTNYISNTTKPDVEFPPVRPLAAAS